One stretch of Pedobacter riviphilus DNA includes these proteins:
- a CDS encoding LamG-like jellyroll fold domain-containing protein: MKILNKYKYYTAFALFIPLCFSACKKYANPPAIYEDLKPLSAGQRKILVISIDGLTGSELQTVAPANITSLQKNAKYSYNTLKTASDAAGWVSMLTGTSFVKHQISTDNFERAAGSGVDEHAPIVSYRNVFDYITQYKSVKTALVTPWANLRNYMKNADFAPVVATDIAVKDSTVSILNNQTGLGTIFVNFREVEAAGANGGYVATNDNYKNAIVKADEYVGNIITALKARKNYANEDWLVILTSNHGGSSANPTNGFTLVYNPAFKPFELKKSGFNPVLFSTNTSRAVTPNDNGLYDVGDTKSITVQMETKFNSTNVNYPTFFGKSTNLSGSSITGWQWGHYGDQWSVTVGGTTNGGSGKLQVNSTTPPGTGWHTLTMSINTTVNTQGVATARTLKLYVDGNLEATSDILARKSLTTSELLRIGHRTGDTDTPTPFYGANLAFFNVALSDAVIKANIGLKDITQHPNYANLIGFWPMDEGTEGTFFNKAPVGYNMSLSGVYSWANLGSAYPPGTTPEPITSSLSIPSTVSDVSALALYWMKINILPDFGFDGKPYLKNFELEFLK; this comes from the coding sequence ATGAAGATTTTAAATAAATATAAATATTATACTGCTTTTGCATTGTTTATTCCACTTTGTTTCTCCGCATGCAAAAAATATGCTAATCCACCAGCAATTTACGAAGACCTAAAGCCACTCTCTGCAGGGCAACGTAAAATTTTGGTCATCAGCATTGATGGACTAACAGGTTCCGAATTGCAGACTGTTGCGCCAGCCAACATTACAAGCCTGCAAAAGAATGCCAAATATTCTTATAATACTTTGAAAACAGCTTCAGATGCAGCAGGATGGGTATCGATGTTAACTGGTACCAGTTTTGTAAAACACCAGATCAGCACTGATAATTTCGAGCGTGCAGCGGGTTCAGGTGTTGATGAACATGCCCCTATTGTATCTTACCGTAATGTATTTGATTATATTACGCAATATAAATCGGTAAAAACGGCTTTAGTTACCCCATGGGCTAATTTGCGGAATTACATGAAAAATGCAGATTTTGCCCCAGTTGTAGCCACTGATATAGCCGTTAAAGACAGTACAGTGAGCATTCTAAATAATCAAACCGGTTTGGGTACCATATTTGTGAACTTTAGAGAAGTTGAAGCCGCTGGCGCTAATGGAGGTTATGTAGCTACAAATGATAACTATAAAAATGCCATAGTAAAAGCCGATGAATATGTGGGTAATATCATAACCGCTTTAAAAGCTAGGAAAAATTATGCGAACGAAGATTGGCTGGTAATATTAACCAGTAATCATGGTGGTAGCAGTGCAAACCCAACTAATGGTTTTACCTTGGTGTACAACCCAGCATTTAAACCATTTGAATTAAAAAAATCTGGTTTCAATCCTGTGCTTTTTAGCACCAATACCTCAAGGGCGGTTACGCCAAATGATAACGGCCTTTATGATGTAGGTGATACCAAAAGCATTACTGTTCAAATGGAAACCAAGTTCAATTCGACTAATGTAAATTATCCTACATTTTTTGGAAAAAGTACCAATTTGAGTGGTTCAAGTATTACGGGATGGCAATGGGGTCATTATGGCGATCAATGGTCGGTTACCGTTGGGGGAACAACGAATGGCGGTTCGGGAAAATTACAGGTAAATTCTACCACTCCACCGGGAACCGGCTGGCACACTTTAACCATGAGTATTAATACTACCGTTAATACACAAGGAGTCGCGACAGCCAGAACGCTTAAGTTGTATGTTGATGGGAATTTGGAAGCTACAAGCGATATATTAGCCAGAAAAAGTTTAACTACAAGTGAGTTGCTCCGGATAGGACATAGAACAGGAGACACTGATACACCAACTCCATTTTACGGAGCCAACTTAGCATTTTTTAATGTAGCGCTAAGCGATGCCGTGATAAAGGCAAATATTGGTCTCAAAGATATCACGCAACATCCAAACTATGCTAATTTAATTGGCTTTTGGCCTATGGATGAAGGTACTGAAGGTACGTTTTTCAATAAAGCACCTGTTGGTTATAATATGTCGCTTTCTGGTGTATACAGTTGGGCTAATTTGGGCAGTGCCTATCCTCCGGGAACAACCCCAGAGCCGATAACATCATCATTGTCTATCCCATCAACAGTGAGTGATGTATCTGCTTTAGCATTATATTGGATGAAGATTAATATCCTTCCTGATTTTGGTTTTGACGGTAAACCTTACCTTAAAAACTTCGAATTGGAATTTTTAAAATAG